One genomic window of Carassius auratus strain Wakin chromosome 14, ASM336829v1, whole genome shotgun sequence includes the following:
- the LOC113113953 gene encoding NF-kappa-B-repressing factor-like isoform X1: MIRPHSPGPCVSSKPAGLRHWNCNIDDYRQQYESDKQWSVRRQFIVKHIEEYEGNALDKLLALSMAWVNHVFMGCRYGSQLMHKVLGMAEGIDIGEMPSYELVPNADANKRPYSSDGTEEPMKKMSVSKFTSRPRFEPVHFVSGESSGSGIREMDEKENEEERRRGEMNDLRQREPDHPPYNGSPGNGSSSSSCSLETGRYGYDSWPEHRSKDVALGGTSCLGYGSRGSTPSFMGKVQQEYTARYEAHTARQSDSYSQAGQANGYRGSGRPGAWDSGSRGLGFGHQDRPTSSKASNRVYNGPSKAGTGLLPTPSPTSSLHESTIDEKLRLITRVSSTVVVTLRDPAFISGPDMPNYNFILSRSIQACKTNPEYIYVNLRDIPPADLPKNRKIPSDGYACELRCQSVYLATGYSGSKNGARDRASEQAVKLFMRPVEIRVLQRQYKRTYVNDMVVCQVNTPNPILPPPLRNPEDKPLPSTKGQYEPDRSKHWTEFVIMENAYDAICILNNSAAFNRMKVDYTFDPVPNSSLWLCSVYLQDELVAQARGTKKSSKHAAAEEAVRKLRMNQATRQQEQQKQQNFSGGNHTSDQPASRFAQQSNKKAQRGELVILENSDNAICIINDTAQFNKVLADYKFTVLPDHRWQCEVYLDGQYVAAGIGPKKTVKHIAAEEALATLRRTQAVVKSNLWKESHVDAISRNQIMTRSGEESMQQEIKEDNIGNQLLRKMGWTGGGLGREGEGIAEPIKVKEQFTREGLGMDMDRQSNQMTKRDIEEIIRNYASSDRQDDLRFSTELNNEERRQIHQVSQRYGLRSKSYGQGRQRFLVVSRRVQKEQLIGQLLQEGQVGRYELVKPQSSQ, encoded by the exons ATGATCAGACCTCATTCACCGGGCCCGTGTGTTTCAAGTAAACCCGCTGGTCTTCGTCATTGGAACTGTAATATCGATGATTACCGGCAGCAGTACGAGAGTGACAAGCAGTGGTCCGTTAGACGTCAGTTCATTGTGAAACACATTGAAGAGTACGAGGGAAATGCTCTTGATAAGCTACTGGCCCTGTCGATGGCGTGGGTTAACCATGTTTTCATGGGATGCAG GTATGGCTCCCAACTGATGCACAAGGTGCTTGGTATGGCAGAAGGGATTGATATTGGTGAAATGCCCTCATATGAATTAGTTCCAAACGCTGACGCAAATAAGAGGCCATATTCATCTGATGGAA ctgaagagCCCATGAAGAAGATGTCCGTGTCAAAATTCACATCCAGACCTCGATTTGAACCAGTACACTTTGTAAGTGGTGAAAGCAGTGGCAGTGGAATCAGAGAAATGGATGAGAAAGAAAATGAGGAGGAGCGCAGGAGGGGTGAGATGAATGATTTAAGACAAAGGGAACCAGATCATCCACCATATAATGGTAGCCCTGGCAAtggctcctcttcctcctcgtgcTCCCTTGAGACTGGGAGGTACGGTTATGATTCTTGGCCTGAGCACAGAAGTAAGGATGTGGCCTTGGGCGGCACAAGTTGCCTTGGCTATGGCAGCAGAGGGTCCACCCCGAGCTTCATGGGCAAAGTGCAGCAGGAGTACACTGCTAGATATGAGGCGCATACTGCCAGACAATCGGACTCATACTCACAGGCAGGCCAAGCTAATGGATACAGAGGTTCTGGACGTCCTGGAGCCTGGGATAGTGGATCGCGTGGACTGGGATTTGGACATCAGGATAGGCCGACCTCCAGCAAGGCTTCCAACAGGGTATACAACGGCCCAAGCAAAGCTGGCACTGGCCTTCTCCCAACACCTTCACCGACGTCTTCTCTCCATGAATCAACAATTGATGAAAAACTGAGGCTGATTACCAGAGTATCATCAACTGTTGTCGTTACCCTGAGAGATCCGGCGTTCATCAGTGGACCTGACATGCCAAACTACAATTTCATACTCAGCCGCAGCATTCAGGCTTGCAAGACAAACCCAGAGTACATCTATGTTAATTTAAGAGATATTCCACCTGCTGACCTtcctaaaaacagaaaaatacccTCTGATGGATATGCATGTGAACTCCGGTGTCAGTCTGTGTACCTTGCCACTGGGTACTCTGGGAGCAAAAACGGTGCCAGAGACCGAGCGTCAGAACAGGCTGTCAAACTATTCATGAGGCCGGTGGAAATTCGTGTCCTGCAACGGCAATACAAGCGTACTTACGTTAATGATATGGTGGTGTGCCAGGTAAACACTCCAAACCCAATCCTTCCCCCACCTCTTCGCAACCCAGAGGACAAGCCACTCCCTAGTACCAAGGGCCAGTATGAGCCTGACCGAAGCAAACACTGGACAGAATTTGTAATCATGGAGAACGCATACGATGCCATCTGTATACTCAACAACTCTGCTGCGTTCAACCGAATGAAAGTTGATTATACTTTTGACCCGGTTCCCAACAGCAGTTTATGGCTCTGTAGTGTGTACTTACAGGACGAGCTGGTGGCACAAGCCAGAGGGACCAAGAAGAGCTCAAAACACGCAGCGGCGGAGGAGGCAGTAAGGAAGTTGCGAATGAACCAGGCCACTCGTCAACAAGAGCAACAAAAGCAACAGAATTTTTCTGGAGGGAACCACACTTCTGACCAGCCTGCAAGTCGCTTCGCCCAGCAAAGCAACAAAAAAGCGCAGAGAGGTGAATTGGTCATCCTTGAAAACTCAGATAACGctatttgcataataaatgacaCTGCTCAATTTAATAAAGTGCTTGCTGACTACAAGTTCACTGTCCTGCCGGACCATCGCTGGCAATGTGAAGTTTACCTCGATGGTCAGTATGTGGCTGCAGGCATTGGCCCCAAAAAGACAGTGAAGCACATAGCAGCAGAGGAGGCCCTCGCCACACTTCGGCGCACACAAGCTGTGGTGAAGTCCAACCTCTGGAAGGAAAGCCATGTTGATGCGATTAGCCGAAATCAAATTATGACTCGTTCTGGTGAGGAATCCATGCAGCAAGAGATCAAGGAGGACAACATTGGTAACCAGCTACTCCGGAAGATGGGTTGGACGGGTGGTGGTTTGGGTAGAGAAGGAGAGGGCATTGCTGAGCCCATCAAGGTCAAAGAGCAGTTTACCAGGGAAGGACTCGGTATGGACATGGACAGGCAGAGTAATCAGATGACTAAGCGCGATATTGAGGAAATAATTCGGAATTATGCAAGTTCTGACCGTCAAGATGACCTGCGATTCTCCACAGAGCTCAACAATGAGGAGCGCCGACAGATACACCAAGTATCACAAAGATACGGGCTGCGCAGCAAATCGTACGGACAGGGTCGACAGCGCTTCCTCGTGGTTAGTCGCAGAGTTCAGAAGGAACAGCTGATTGGTCAGCTACTGCAGGAGGGGCAGGTGGGACGATATGAGCTTGTGAAACCTCAAAGTTCACAATGA
- the LOC113113953 gene encoding NF-kappa-B-repressing factor-like isoform X2 codes for MHKVLGMAEGIDIGEMPSYELVPNADANKRPYSSDGTEEPMKKMSVSKFTSRPRFEPVHFVSGESSGSGIREMDEKENEEERRRGEMNDLRQREPDHPPYNGSPGNGSSSSSCSLETGRYGYDSWPEHRSKDVALGGTSCLGYGSRGSTPSFMGKVQQEYTARYEAHTARQSDSYSQAGQANGYRGSGRPGAWDSGSRGLGFGHQDRPTSSKASNRVYNGPSKAGTGLLPTPSPTSSLHESTIDEKLRLITRVSSTVVVTLRDPAFISGPDMPNYNFILSRSIQACKTNPEYIYVNLRDIPPADLPKNRKIPSDGYACELRCQSVYLATGYSGSKNGARDRASEQAVKLFMRPVEIRVLQRQYKRTYVNDMVVCQVNTPNPILPPPLRNPEDKPLPSTKGQYEPDRSKHWTEFVIMENAYDAICILNNSAAFNRMKVDYTFDPVPNSSLWLCSVYLQDELVAQARGTKKSSKHAAAEEAVRKLRMNQATRQQEQQKQQNFSGGNHTSDQPASRFAQQSNKKAQRGELVILENSDNAICIINDTAQFNKVLADYKFTVLPDHRWQCEVYLDGQYVAAGIGPKKTVKHIAAEEALATLRRTQAVVKSNLWKESHVDAISRNQIMTRSGEESMQQEIKEDNIGNQLLRKMGWTGGGLGREGEGIAEPIKVKEQFTREGLGMDMDRQSNQMTKRDIEEIIRNYASSDRQDDLRFSTELNNEERRQIHQVSQRYGLRSKSYGQGRQRFLVVSRRVQKEQLIGQLLQEGQVGRYELVKPQSSQ; via the exons ATGCACAAGGTGCTTGGTATGGCAGAAGGGATTGATATTGGTGAAATGCCCTCATATGAATTAGTTCCAAACGCTGACGCAAATAAGAGGCCATATTCATCTGATGGAA ctgaagagCCCATGAAGAAGATGTCCGTGTCAAAATTCACATCCAGACCTCGATTTGAACCAGTACACTTTGTAAGTGGTGAAAGCAGTGGCAGTGGAATCAGAGAAATGGATGAGAAAGAAAATGAGGAGGAGCGCAGGAGGGGTGAGATGAATGATTTAAGACAAAGGGAACCAGATCATCCACCATATAATGGTAGCCCTGGCAAtggctcctcttcctcctcgtgcTCCCTTGAGACTGGGAGGTACGGTTATGATTCTTGGCCTGAGCACAGAAGTAAGGATGTGGCCTTGGGCGGCACAAGTTGCCTTGGCTATGGCAGCAGAGGGTCCACCCCGAGCTTCATGGGCAAAGTGCAGCAGGAGTACACTGCTAGATATGAGGCGCATACTGCCAGACAATCGGACTCATACTCACAGGCAGGCCAAGCTAATGGATACAGAGGTTCTGGACGTCCTGGAGCCTGGGATAGTGGATCGCGTGGACTGGGATTTGGACATCAGGATAGGCCGACCTCCAGCAAGGCTTCCAACAGGGTATACAACGGCCCAAGCAAAGCTGGCACTGGCCTTCTCCCAACACCTTCACCGACGTCTTCTCTCCATGAATCAACAATTGATGAAAAACTGAGGCTGATTACCAGAGTATCATCAACTGTTGTCGTTACCCTGAGAGATCCGGCGTTCATCAGTGGACCTGACATGCCAAACTACAATTTCATACTCAGCCGCAGCATTCAGGCTTGCAAGACAAACCCAGAGTACATCTATGTTAATTTAAGAGATATTCCACCTGCTGACCTtcctaaaaacagaaaaatacccTCTGATGGATATGCATGTGAACTCCGGTGTCAGTCTGTGTACCTTGCCACTGGGTACTCTGGGAGCAAAAACGGTGCCAGAGACCGAGCGTCAGAACAGGCTGTCAAACTATTCATGAGGCCGGTGGAAATTCGTGTCCTGCAACGGCAATACAAGCGTACTTACGTTAATGATATGGTGGTGTGCCAGGTAAACACTCCAAACCCAATCCTTCCCCCACCTCTTCGCAACCCAGAGGACAAGCCACTCCCTAGTACCAAGGGCCAGTATGAGCCTGACCGAAGCAAACACTGGACAGAATTTGTAATCATGGAGAACGCATACGATGCCATCTGTATACTCAACAACTCTGCTGCGTTCAACCGAATGAAAGTTGATTATACTTTTGACCCGGTTCCCAACAGCAGTTTATGGCTCTGTAGTGTGTACTTACAGGACGAGCTGGTGGCACAAGCCAGAGGGACCAAGAAGAGCTCAAAACACGCAGCGGCGGAGGAGGCAGTAAGGAAGTTGCGAATGAACCAGGCCACTCGTCAACAAGAGCAACAAAAGCAACAGAATTTTTCTGGAGGGAACCACACTTCTGACCAGCCTGCAAGTCGCTTCGCCCAGCAAAGCAACAAAAAAGCGCAGAGAGGTGAATTGGTCATCCTTGAAAACTCAGATAACGctatttgcataataaatgacaCTGCTCAATTTAATAAAGTGCTTGCTGACTACAAGTTCACTGTCCTGCCGGACCATCGCTGGCAATGTGAAGTTTACCTCGATGGTCAGTATGTGGCTGCAGGCATTGGCCCCAAAAAGACAGTGAAGCACATAGCAGCAGAGGAGGCCCTCGCCACACTTCGGCGCACACAAGCTGTGGTGAAGTCCAACCTCTGGAAGGAAAGCCATGTTGATGCGATTAGCCGAAATCAAATTATGACTCGTTCTGGTGAGGAATCCATGCAGCAAGAGATCAAGGAGGACAACATTGGTAACCAGCTACTCCGGAAGATGGGTTGGACGGGTGGTGGTTTGGGTAGAGAAGGAGAGGGCATTGCTGAGCCCATCAAGGTCAAAGAGCAGTTTACCAGGGAAGGACTCGGTATGGACATGGACAGGCAGAGTAATCAGATGACTAAGCGCGATATTGAGGAAATAATTCGGAATTATGCAAGTTCTGACCGTCAAGATGACCTGCGATTCTCCACAGAGCTCAACAATGAGGAGCGCCGACAGATACACCAAGTATCACAAAGATACGGGCTGCGCAGCAAATCGTACGGACAGGGTCGACAGCGCTTCCTCGTGGTTAGTCGCAGAGTTCAGAAGGAACAGCTGATTGGTCAGCTACTGCAGGAGGGGCAGGTGGGACGATATGAGCTTGTGAAACCTCAAAGTTCACAATGA
- the LOC113114500 gene encoding arrestin-C-like, which translates to MTKVYKKNSGNGMLCLYLGRRDFVDHVEHVDPVDGVLKIDPSALNGKKVWIQLACAFRYGREDLDVIGVSFRKDIWIKRIQMHPFEGTKPPNTPMQDALLKKAGEQGHPFTFDIPVHLPCSVSLQPGPEDAGKPCGVDYEVKAYITNEEDETDEKVVKKDTCRLIIRKIQYAPNELAPGPKTDLNKQFITADKPIHVEASMEKELYYHGDPIPIKLKVNNETSKVVKKIKISIHQITDVLLYSADKYHKCVLNEEFADQINANSTFEKEYRVTPLLANNKEKRGLSLDGKLKDEDTNLASSTILLPNMDKKIQGLVVSYKIKVTLMMGGGLLGSLTSSDITAELPLVLMAPKPAGQTSTLNRLNSQ; encoded by the exons ATGACAAA GGTTTACAAGAAGAATAGTGGCAATGGTATG TTATGTCTTTATTTGGGGAGAAGAGACTTTGTGGACCATGTGGAACATGTTGACCCAGTTG atggGGTGCTCAAAATTGATCCTTCAGCTCTCAATGGAAAGAAAg TGTGGATACAGCTTGCATGTGCCTTCCGTTATGGACGAGAGGATCTGGACGTGATTGGAGTTTCCTTTAGAAAAGATATCTGGATAAAGCGCATTCAGATGCATCCCTTTGAGGGTACCAAGCCCCCAAACACTCCAATGCAGGATGCGCTTTTAAAGAAAGCTGGAGAGCAAGGACATCCCTTCACTTTTGAT ATTCCAGTACATCTTCCATGCTCAGTGTCCCTTCAGCCAGGACCAGAGGATGCCGGGAAG CCTTGTGGGGTTGACTATGAAGTCAAAGCCTATATTACAAATGAAGAAGACGAGACAGATGAAAAGGTTGTCAAGAA GGATACCTGCCGTCTGATTATTCGTAAAATCCAGTATGCACCAAATGAGCTAGCACCCGGACCCAAAACCGATCTCAACAAACAGTTTATCACTGCAGACAAACCAATACACGTGGAGGCCTCCATGGAGAAAGAG CTCTACTATCATGGAGATCCCATTCCTATCAAACTGAAAGTGAATAATGAGACCAGTAAAGTAGTGAAGAAAATCAAAATAAGCA TTCACCAAATTACAGATGTACTGCTTTACTCAGCGGACAAATACCACAAATGTGTTCTGAATGAAGAGTTTGC GGACCAAATTAATGCGAACTCCACCTTTGAGAAGGAATATAGAGTCACTCCTCTGCTTGCTAATAACAAAGAGAAACGTGGCCTTTCACTGGATGGAAAACTGAAAGATGAAGACACCAACTTGGCTTCTTCAACAAT TCTGCTCCCCAACATGGATAAAAAAATACAAGGCCTTGTTGTTTCCTACAAAATTAAAGTTACCCTGATGATGGGAGGTGGTCTCTTGGGAAGCCTAACATCAAG TGATATTACTGCTGAACTCCCCTTGGTTCTGATGGCACCTAAACCAGCAG gACAGACATCAACCTTGAATAGACTCAACAGCCAGTGA